In Salvelinus sp. IW2-2015 linkage group LG8, ASM291031v2, whole genome shotgun sequence, the sequence gttgtataaacatctcaacgatgatcaatggaaacaggatgcacctgagctcaattccgagtctcatagcaaagggtaaataaggtattggttttttatttttaataaattWgcaaaaatttctaaaaacctgtttttgcgttttcattattgtgtgtagattgatgagggaaaacattaatttaatcKATTTTAGAAGAAGAATAAGACAGAAAGTTAAGACTGTTGTGGCACAATTCCCAGAGAGTTGAAAAAACCCAGATAAGAATGTGCTCCTGTTCAAGGCTTGCGTGGTATGTCGTTGGGGCAAATACCATCTACTCCACCACTATTCTCCTCTAAGACATCATTCCTTCCACCTCACTSTCATCCTCTGCCAGGTAGTTGGGGCTCTTTGATCGGAGGACTGGCTCAAATTTACCYCGGTTGGGTGTGGCCTCTGAGCTGTTCTTAATCCCGTAACCAAAGTAGATGATAAAacctaggagagagagggaagaaggaagaaAAACTGATTTAAACAGTGATAAGCTACGGCATGCCAAAGGTGAACCTCACTGACACACTGTACTTGCGTTACACAAAGTTGTGTAACACAGATAGGCGCAAGAGGCAAATAAATAATAGGGGTGGCAATCTCACTAACCAATAGTCATCCACACTGCAAAGCGACACCACGTTGGCCCATCCAGCTGCATCATGAGGTAAATGTTGACAAAGATACTGACCAATGGCAACACTGGGAGTAGGGGTACCTGAAGGgattcaaaatgtttattttgtacaTTAAACCACACACTGGACATATTCAAGTCTAACAACTACAAAATATTTTCTAATTCACTTTTATGCGAAGAGCTGATGAGGAAACGTTTAGTAAATGGAAACTGGTTTCTCAAGAAAATGTTTGTGAAATGAGTCCTGTGACTGAAAACTTCCATCATACCTTAAAGGTGAGTGACTGTCTGCTCGGGGGCTGTCTCCATATGATGACCACACACAGGAAGGAGAAGAAGGCCAGTATCGCACATATGGTGACCCACACTGGGTGGCCACTTACCACCTCTgccccacacacagacagtactATGCACAGCAGGGTGAACACCACAgctaaagagagaagagagattgtTAACTTAGCATGTACAGTGGAATCTTATTAAATAATTTCAATGTATTCTCTCATTTGCATTATCAGACAGCTGCTTCCAGTATGCCAACCCTCTCAAAAAAGGCTAACTTAAATATAGCTTTAAACACCATCAACACTTCACCCTGTCAAAAGGGGGAGACTCACAGATGACAGCGGTAGTGATGTAGACGATGAGCCCGGAGGTCTTGGTTGGGACGTCACAGCTGGGCACCAGCAGCATCTTGAGGATGAACCGCTCCCTGAGGGGCCTggtctccccctcactctcctgGCCAAACTCATCCCCACTGTCCCCCTCTGCCATGGCTGCCCTCTGCAGACCCACCAGCTCCACCAGCTTCTCACTGGCACCACTAACACCCAGGGTGCCCGGTTGGTACCTGAGAacaaatacacatacagttgaagtRggaagtttacatacacctttgccaaatacatttaaactcagtttttcacaattcctgacatttaataccagtaaaaattccctgtcttaggtcagttaggatcaccactatattttaagaatgtgaaatgtcagaataatattagagagaatgatttatttaatRTTTTATTTATTTCATcgtattcccagtgggtcagaagtttacatacactcaattagtatttggtagcattggctttaaattgtttaacttgggtcaaacgtttcatgtagccttccacaagcttcccacaataagttgagtgaattttggcccattcctcctgaccaaaCTGAGTCAGATATGTTAGgccgccttgctcgcacacactttttcagttctgctcacaaattttctatgggattgaggtcagggctttgtgatggccactccaataccttgactttgtcgtccttaagccatttttccacaacctgggaagtatgcttggggtcattgtccatttggaagacccatttgcgacaaagctttaacttcctgactgatgtcttgagatgttgcttcaatatatacgcataattttcctccctcatgatgccatctattttgtgaagtgcaccagtccctcctgcagcaaagcaccccccacaacatgatgctgccaccccgtgcttcatggttgggatgggtgttcttcggcttgcaagcctcccctttttcctccaaacataacaatggtcattatggccaaacagttctatttttgtttcatcagacgagaggacatttctccaagtaCAATCTTTGctcctatgtgcagttgcaaaccgtagtctggattttttatggcggttttggagaggtggcttcttccttgctgagcggcctttcaggttatgtcgatataggactcgttttactgtggatatagctacttttgtacctgtttcctccagcatcttcacatggtcctttgctgttgttctgggattgatttgcacttttcgcaccacagtacgttcatctcttggagacagaacgcgtctccttccttagcggtatgacggctgcgtggtcccatggtgtttatacttgcgtacRattgtttgtacagatgaacgtggtaccttcagatgtttggaaattgctcccaaggatgaaccagacttgtgaaggtctacactttttttctgaggtcttggctgatttcttttgattttcccatgtcaagcaaagaggcactgagtttgaaggtaggccttgaaatacatccacaggtacacctccaattgaatcaaattatgtcaattagcctatcagaagcttctaaagccattacatcattttttggaattttRcaagctgtttaaaggcacagtcaacttagtatatgtaaacttctgacccactggaattgtgataaagtgaattataWgtgaaataatctgtctgtaaacaattgttggaaaaattacttgtgtcatgcacaaagtagatgtcctaaccgacttgccaaaactatagtttgttaacaagaaatttgtggagtggttgaaaaatgagttttaatgactccaacctaagtgtatgtaaacttccgacttcaactgtaggtagaatTCAGTCAACCCTTACTTTACTAGTTACGTACTTTACTAGAacattttcatttacagcaaAGAGTTGGATATTTGAGGAATCAAATGTGTTTGtgactcttaaaaaaaaaaagaagggtaTTAGCTATAATCCTCTGTGCTAACCTGAGGATAAGCACGCACACAGCCACTAGTGTGTATGCCAGGAGAGTTCCTATCGACATCAGGTCCACCAGGGCTGCCAGATCAAACAGGAATGCCATCAAGGCTGCCGAAAGAAAGAATAGGTTTCAATTCTAAGCAGCATAGGGTAGCAGCTAAACAGTTGACAGAAAACAAAGTGTTGGTGCACAAAGGAGATAKTTAGTAAAACATGAGCTAAGCTTACCTGCTACAATACCCGACACAATGGTGGCTAACAGGGGGGTCTTGGTTTTGATGTTCATCTTTGAGAGGAAACGGAAGAGCAGGCCGTCCTCAGCCATGGCATAGATTACACGGGGCATGGGGAACATTGAGCCCAGTAAACTGgacagggaaaagagagaaagactcaGACAAAGTAGTCGCCATCACACAGAGGCCAGCCATGTCTCTGGACAGTCCACAAACACTGAATGACCCCGAAATAAGTTAACACATGAAACAAACACTTTTGGGTTTATATATTCCACATCATAATTTGTGTCTGTTCCTTTGCCTGCAAATAATCACAAACAAAAAAGGAATTGAAACCACAGTATATGAAAATAAACATCTGTTCAAACCCAGAAATAAATATCTAACTAAAAATAGCCTGCCATCTGGGTGCCTTTTAACCTTTGATAGAAGTGCACACAAGGACATGAGGAAGTCTCTATGGGAAACTGTCTYTCAGTCACCTGGTGGAGAGTGCACAGAGGGAGCCCACAGCCACGATGTAGCGGGCAGGGTCCCAGTGCACATACTTGAAGGCCTCTGGCAGCGGGCTCTCTTTGTTCAGCAGGTAGTAGGGCATCATGAGAGTGAGGGCTGCAGACACCCCGAAGTAGGCAAAGAAACAGATGAGCAGAGAAGCCACGATACCGATGGGGATGGAACGCATGGGGTTCTTGGCCTCTTCACCTGTGGAAAAAGATAAAGACGGTTTAGATTTGACAGTCGTCAACCAcaggtacattttacatttactttttagcCATTAAggggacgctcttatccagagaatacatgttcatactggtcccccgtgggaatcaaacccacaaccctggcgttgcaagtgccatgctctaccagctgaaCCACACGGaaccaaaacattaagaacacctgctctttccatgacatagactgaccaggtgaaagctatgaacccttattgatgtcacttcttaaatccacttcagtctgtgtagatgaaggagaggaaacaggttaacaaagtatttttaagccttgagacattgattgtgtatttgtgccattcaaagggtgaatcggcaagacaaaagatttaactgcctttgaacggggtatgatggtcggtgccaggcgcactaGTTTGTGTCTCAAGAACTGCATCACTGCTGGggttcacacaacagtttcctgtgtgtatcaagaatggtccaccacccaaagcacatccagccaacttgacacaactgtgggaagcattggagtcaacatggccagcatccctgtggaacgctttcaacatcttgtagagtccatgccctgacgatttgaggctgttctgaaggcacaAGCAGGGGGTGCCGTGCCACTCAATATTAcgaaagtgttcttaatgttgtgtGTAAATCATTGGTATCAAGAGACGAGAGGAAATTGCCTACTTGTGGTTGCGATGCAGTCGAAACCCACAAAGGCGTAGAAGCAAGTTGCTGCACCAGAAAGGACTCCACTGAAGCCGAATGGAGCAAAACCCCCGTTGCCAAACTTCTCTTTAATGATCCTGGACAAAGAAAGAGCAGGGGACTggttataattattatttaataAAGTTATTGAAGTAGCctggaaaataaagaaaaacggcAAAGAGAAAGATAATAATTTCATATTGAGTCTTCAGGAAGAGAACTGGTATCCCTAATGGTTGATGTCTCTAAAGGAgttaatatattttttgtaaacagACTCATATATTCAACTACTGCCTAGGGCTGATTTTAAAACACCATTCCTGCCTAATAAACCACTCCTCATgagctcttctgtctgtctgccagctgGTTGGTGACTCACTCTGTATCAGTGATGTTGGATGTGTTGACAAAGTACTCGACAGTGAGGTTCCAGTTAGTACGGTCTCCCTTCACCAGTCCTGAGATGATGACGAAGCCCAGCACCACCAGGTTGACCCCCGTGAAGATCTTGTTCACCAGGGCCGACTCACTCACGCCAAACGCCAGCAGGCCTGTGTGGGTGTTGGCAAAGTGTCAGGGCCACAGACGTGGGCAGCGACCAAGCACAGCCAATCATAATGCTAAACTGAATGGGCACTCTTCGCATGCCCTAATGCAGGAATGAAGAGCCCTATCATTGTAGCTGTATTTTCGCTGAGGGTGTGTATAATGCTTTCAAATGTGTTCAGAGTTATGTTAAACGAGAGCCTCACCAGTGAGCAGCAAGATCAGGATGAGGGCGAAGAGGTCTGGGTATTCAGCCAGAATCTTCCCAGGGACCTTGATGGACATGGAGGCTCTGAAGAAGTCTGAGATCTTCTGTTCAACCAGGTTGTCAAAGGTGGAGCTCCAGGCCCGAGCAACACTGGCTGTgcctgaaagagggagagaagaggaagggagcgagaggaagagattTATAATGACAGAAGTTGGAGTCACACTTTCAAGGGCCCTTCTGTCAAGAGGCAATCCTTCTAGAGGACCAATCTGCCTGTAAAACCTCTTCAGCTCAAGTCCTCATCAGAATCTTAATTATTCAGCTACTCAGAATTGCTGATAATCTCAATTGACTGTCTTGGGTATTGCAGTAATATCCCTGCTTAGAGTAATGAGGAAAAATGAGAGATTTATCATTGCACCTCTCATATCCTGTTTAAACCTCAAACGTGTTTCTTGCAACTTTATAAGATACAAACAATTAAAACGTTCCCTCCCCCCATTTTGAATGACATCCCTTCTTAATCTCAAATCCCTCATTTTCTCTAACTCCCACTTCTGACTCACCTATGACATAGGAGAGGATGAGGTTCCAACCAGTGATGAAGGCCCAGATCTCCCCCACTGTCACATAGCTGTACATGTAGGCTGAACCAGTCTTTGGCACACGGGCACCAAACTCAGCATAACACAGACCAGCAAGGACGGAGGAGAGCGCTGCGATGAGGAAGCAGAGCACGATGGCTGGGCCGGCCTTCTCCCTGGCCACCTCTCCAGCCAGCAAATAGACGCCGGCCCCCAGAGTGGATCCCACCCCCAGGGCTATCAGGTCCAGTGTGCTCAGGCAGCGGGCGAAGTGGCTCTCTTCCTGGTTACAGTCCAGCGCTCGCCGCCTGAGCAGCATCTTACCAAAGGAAGCTAGCTTCTTAGCCATGGTAGGACAGGAGGTCACCAAGTCAAGAGGAGATGAAGGATCTTCTTACAGCCGGCTGGGGAAgaggagaaataaataaaatacgctgcattcggaaagtattcagacccgtcYACTTTTTCCAATTTCTTTTTACATWacagccttattctaaaattgattaaattgttttgRttcccctcatcaatccacacacaaacaaaataccccataatgacgaagcaaaaacaggttattagaatgttttacaaatttattcaaaataaaaaacttatatcatatttacataaatattcagaccttttttcttaacctttatttaactaggcaagtcagttaagaacaaattcttatttccaatgacagccttgttcaggggcagaacgacagatacttaccttgtcagctcggggattcgatcttgcaaccttccggttacaagtccaacgctctaaccactaggctaccagccgccccatgagacttgaaattgagctcaggttcatcctgtttccattgatcatccttgagatgtttcaatcacttgattggaatccaactgtgctaaattcaattgattgatcatgatttggaaaggcacacacctgtctatataaaaggtcccacagttgacagtgcatgtcagagcaaaaaacaaagccatgaggtcgaaggaatggtcCTTAGAtctcagacaggattgtgtcgaggcacagatctggaYaagggtaccaaaacatttctgcagcattgaaggtccccaagaacacagtggcctccatcatttgtaaatggaagaagtttggaaccaccaagactcttcctagagctggccgtccYGCCAAACTGTGCAATCTGGGGAAAAGGGCCTcagtcaggaaggtgaccaagaacctgatagtcAATCTGtcatagctccagagttcctctgtggagatgggagaaccttccagaaggacaaRCATCTCTGCAGCYctccaccaatcaggcctttatgcaattggccagacggaagccactcctcagtaaaaggcacatgacagcccacttggagtttgccaaaaaggcacctYaaaggactctcagaccatgagaaacaagattctctggtctgatgaaaccaagatttaactctttggcctgaataccaagcgtcacYtctggaggaaacctggcaccatccctatggtgaagcatgggtggcagcagcatgctgtggggacgtttttcagcggcagggactgggagactagtcaggaccgagggaaagatgaacggaagaaagtacagagagacccttgatgaaaacctgctctagagcgctcaggacctcagactagggcgaaggttaaccttccaacaggacaacYACCTTaaatacacagccaagacaacgcaggagtggcttcgggacaggtctctgaatgtccttgagtggcccagccagagcccggacttgaacccgatcgaacttctctgcagagacctgaaaatagctgtgcagcaacgctccccatccaacctgacagagcttgagacgatctgcagagaagaatgggagaaactccccaaatacagttgtgccaagcttgtatcatcatacccaagaagacagctctcacacacacacacacacacaacaggagtgATTTGAAGGACAAGCCCAGACACTGAAGTGTTTATCACGGCCCACTCTTggatgcagaactgctttaactcagtgacatttgtgggttttccaGCATGAACTGCTCATTCCAAGTCCTGTTACAACTTCTtaaattgggattaggtctggactttgactaggccattccaaaacttcacatTTGTTGCTTgaaaacgagcagttcatgcttgaaaacccatacatgtcgctgagttaaagcagttctgcatgtaagagtgggccaaaattcctccacagcgatgtgagagactgatcaacaaccacaggaagcgtttggttggagtcattgtagCTAAATGTGGCACAACCAGTTGTTGAGTGTAAGGgtgcaattactttttcacacaggggcattaaTATTTCAGATCCAATCAAAATAAAagatagacagtcagggagaataaaaaaataaaaaaataaaataaaaatgaatttagcattttgttatgtttgagcaaaaaAAATAAGAACATTATCCATGGCAAagtgcatagaattgcaggaaactagctttaaaactgcaacaacaaaaaatctcagCTCCATGGCAGAATATGTAGAATCGCAGGAAATTCGATTTAAgactgcaaaaaaaagaaaaggaattgGCCTAAAAATGCTAAAATGTCAAATTTTGCCACGACAACGGCCGAACGAGCTCATTGGCACGCCCCCCTACCACGACAACCATCTAAGGCCCMTTTTGATCCAGAAAAAAKCCTGATTGGTACAGATCTGTACCTGGGAacagagctcattagaataaaagccagtgtgtagaataatatccaaacatgcaaaggaggatattacatttttctacctttgtgtacctgttcaggatacatcaccatgaagagaatgacataaataattatgcatttctgtacagaacagggacccatgatgtcattctgttaccaggtGTTTATCTACTTCACTTAGTAGTTCAATAACAAAAATAGWtttttttcaaactcaaggtgtcatgttGTAGCTGACACACCATTCTTTctgacatctttgaatcttaattcggggCAGATATTCaactgagtttttggaaaacgtggtcacat encodes:
- the LOC111967470 gene encoding cationic amino acid transporter 3-like isoform X1, coding for MAKKLASFGKMLLRRRALDCNQEESHFARCLSTLDLIALGVGSTLGAGVYLLAGEVAREKAGPAIVLCFLIAALSSVLAGLCYAEFGARVPKTGSAYMYSYVTVGEIWAFITGWNLILSYVIGTASVARAWSSTFDNLVEQKISDFFRASMSIKVPGKILAEYPDLFALILILLLTGLLAFGVSESALVNKIFTGVNLVVLGFVIISGLVKGDRTNWNLTVEYFVNTSNITDTEIIKEKFGNGGFAPFGFSGVLSGAATCFYAFVGFDCIATTSEEAKNPMRSIPIGIVASLLICFFAYFGVSAALTLMMPYYLLNKESPLPEAFKYVHWDPARYIVAVGSLCALSTSLLGSMFPMPRVIYAMAEDGLLFRFLSKMNIKTKTPLLATIVSGIVAALMAFLFDLAALVDLMSIGTLLAYTLVAVCVLILRYQPGTLGVSGASEKLVELVGLQRAAMAEGDSGDEFGQESEGETRPLRERFILKMLLVPSCDVPTKTSGLIVYITTAVISVVFTLLCIVLSVCGAEVVSGHPVWVTICAILAFFSFLCVVIIWRQPPSRQSLTFKVPLLPVLPLVSIFVNIYLMMQLDGPTWCRFAVWMTIGFIIYFGYGIKNSSEATPNRGKFEPVLRSKSPNYLAEDXSEVEGMMS
- the LOC111967470 gene encoding high affinity cationic amino acid transporter 1-like isoform X2; translated protein: MAKKLASFGKMLLRRRALDCNQEESHFARCLSTLDLIALGVGSTLGAGVYLLAGEVAREKAGPAIVLCFLIAALSSVLAGLCYAEFGARVPKTGSAYMYSYVTVGEIWAFITGWNLILSYVIGTASVARAWSSTFDNLVEQKISDFFRASMSIKVPGKILAEYPDLFALILILLLTGEEAKNPMRSIPIGIVASLLICFFAYFGVSAALTLMMPYYLLNKESPLPEAFKYVHWDPARYIVAVGSLCALSTSLLGSMFPMPRVIYAMAEDGLLFRFLSKMNIKTKTPLLATIVSGIVAALMAFLFDLAALVDLMSIGTLLAYTLVAVCVLILRYQPGTLGVSGASEKLVELVGLQRAAMAEGDSGDEFGQESEGETRPLRERFILKMLLVPSCDVPTKTSGLIVYITTAVISVVFTLLCIVLSVCGAEVVSGHPVWVTICAILAFFSFLCVVIIWRQPPSRQSLTFKVPLLPVLPLVSIFVNIYLMMQLDGPTWCRFAVWMTIGFIIYFGYGIKNSSEATPNRGKFEPVLRSKSPNYLAEDXSEVEGMMS